In one Methanobrevibacter arboriphilus genomic region, the following are encoded:
- a CDS encoding 4Fe-4S cluster-binding domain-containing protein, which yields MDFNYFDKLYINSHAKELSKVNNSGGDYIDNVYMWHKSLIDDPPYISLAIFFNYCSLNCVTCCNRLLLSGSGGCTPFHLSDIDNHKDNIDSTTIVGGEPFAQDLTNIHNILQRTKDLGLRTNALTNGLHLWEPEVRKLWPLIDHINLHVTEEFLGLGLYDRVDELPFDVDYNIIWHPNNIPFVLDCMGLLDGDKFFIKKDFMFGGEKFIPTKI from the coding sequence TTGGATTTTAATTATTTTGATAAGTTATATATTAATTCACATGCGAAAGAATTATCTAAAGTTAATAATAGTGGAGGAGATTATATAGATAATGTTTATATGTGGCACAAATCACTTATAGACGATCCTCCATACATTAGCTTAGCTATATTCTTTAATTATTGCTCACTTAACTGTGTAACATGTTGTAATCGTTTATTATTATCTGGAAGCGGTGGTTGTACTCCTTTTCATTTAAGTGATATTGATAATCATAAAGACAATATCGATAGTACTACGATCGTAGGAGGGGAACCGTTTGCTCAGGATCTAACTAATATTCATAATATTTTACAACGTACTAAAGATCTTGGTTTAAGAACTAACGCTCTCACAAATGGTTTACATCTTTGGGAGCCGGAAGTACGTAAATTGTGGCCATTAATTGATCATATTAACCTTCACGTGACAGAAGAATTTTTGGGGCTTGGTTTATATGATAGAGTTGATGAGTTGCCTTTTGATGTGGATTATAATATTATTTGGCATCCTAATAATATTCCGTTTGTTTTGGACTGTATGGGCTTATTAGATGGTGATAAGTTTTTTATTAAGAAAGATTTTATGTTCGGTGGGGAAAAATTTATTCCAACTAAAATTTAA